Genomic segment of Streptomyces sp. NBC_01210:
GGGGTCGGTTCCCCGGGCATCGTGGAGGCCGACGGCACCGTACGGCTGGGGACCGCGCTGCCGGGCTGGACCGGCCTGGCGCTGGGCGAGCGGCTGCGCAGGTCGTTCCGCTGCCCGGTGCTGGTGGAGAACGACGCCAATGCCGCCGCGGTCGCCGAGCACTGGAAGGGAGCCGCCACCGAGTCCGACGACATCGTCTTCGTGCTGGCGGGGCTCAGCCCGGGCGCCGGTTCGCTGATCGGCGGACGGCTGCACCGCGGCTTCGGCGGCGCGGCCGGCGAGATCGGGGCGCTGCATCTGCTGGGGCGCGAAGTGACCCCGGAGAAACTCCTGTCCACAACGGACGAGCCGCTGCATCCCCTCGACGAGCAGGCCGTGGCCGATGTCTTCGCCCTGGCCAAGCGGGGCGATCCCCGCGCGCAGGCCGCGGTCCAGCGGTTCATCCAGCGTCTGGTGCACGATGTGGCGGCGCTGGTGCTGGCGCTCGATCCGGAGCTGGTGGTGATCGGCGGCTGGGCGGCCGGACTCGACGGCGTACTCGATCCACTGCGCGACGAGCTGTCCCGCTACTGTCTGCGCCCGCCGCGGGTGACGCTCTCACTGCTCGGCGAGGCGGCCGTGGCGACCGGCGCGCTGCGCCTGGCGCTGGACCATGTGGAGGAGCAGCTCTTCGCCGTCGAGGGAACGGTGACGGCCCGCCGCTGAGCGCGAGCTCGGGCGACGGGCCGTATGCAGAGGCGGGACTCAGGATGCGCGGCGTTCCTGCTCGTGGTGGCTGATCTCCAGATCGCCGGAGTCCCCGAAGGTGAGCCGGCAGGTGTCGGCCCGGTAAGTGGCCACCGAGACGGCCGCGGTCCTGCCCTCGGAGAAGTAGCGGGTGGTGACGACCAGGACGGGCGCGCCCGGCAGCCGGTCGAGCTCCTTGGCGTCGTCGGCGCGCGCCGAGCCCAGTTCCACCGCGCGGTCCTGGCCCTCGAGCTCGAGGCGCTGGAGTTCACGCAGTACGCCACGGGCGCGGGCGGGGCCGGACGGCGCGTCGATCGCCGAGAGCTCGGGCACGGACGAGACCGGCACATACAGCAGCTCGGCCGCGACGGACTGGCCACGGCTGACGCGCAGCCTGCGCACCGTGTACGTCTCTTCGCCGGTGTCCGTCTCGAGCAGACGCGCCACCGCCTGGGGCGGCACCACTGTCGTGCAGTCGACGGACTGCCAGGCGTCCTGGCCGGTGCTGGGCCAGGCGGGCTCGGTGGTGGAGACGTCGACGCCCATGCGCGGCGGTGCGACGGTCGTGCCGACGCCGCGGCGTCGCTGCAACCGGCCTTCCAGCTCGAGCTGTTCGAGCGCCTGCCGGAGTGTGGCGCGGGCGACTCCGAAGCGAGCGGCGAGATCACGCTCGTTCGGAAGGATCTCACCGACCTCGAAGTCCGAGTCGAGCGCTTCGCCGAGCACGGTCTTGAGGTGCCAGTACTTAGGCTCCGGCACTGTTTCCAGCTGCGTGGTCCCCACCCTGATCCTCCGCAATCGCTGTGTCAGCAGCGGCTATTCCGCGCCCTTGTTTATTAAAGGTTCCTGCACTATCCCTGCGACCATAGGACGGCGCACCCCCTTGGTCAAGACCAATCCTGCGCCGGTTACGCAGTGGAACGAACCGGATTCGCAGAGCGTTCACAGGACGTTCGTCGCCCTGTGAAACGCAGGCAGCACAAAGACCCCGCGTCCGATACGGACACGGGGTCTGACGTGCGACGCGACGGTTCTACGCAGAAACGAGCGAGACGAGTTTGTCAGGGTTGCGCTGGATGTAGACGCATTGAATCCGTCCCTCCAGAACTTCCAACTGGAGGACGGTGTCCGGCTTTCCGGCGGACAGGACGAGAAGCGCCGGGCCTCCGTTGAGCTCGACGAAGCGGAGCTCCATATCCTGGATCGGCTGCTGCGCGACGGCGAAGAGGAAGCGTCCGACCTTGTCCACGCTCTGCATGACGCGCAGCGGCGCCTTGGACTTGCCGCCGCTGTCGCCGACCAGCCGCACATCGGGCGCCAGCAGGGACAGCAGCGCCTTCAGGTCACCGCCTGACGCGGCGTCCAGGAAGCGCTCGGTGAGATCGCGGCGTTCGGTGGGGTCGACGTCGTAGCGGGGCTTGCGCTCATCGACATGCTTGCGCGCCCGGCCGGCGAGCTGCCGTACCGCCGCCTCGGTCCGGTCGAGGGTGGTCGCAATCTCGCCGTAAGGGAATCCGAAGGCCTCGCGCAGCACGAAGACCGCGCGCTCCAGCGGCGACAGCGCCTCCAGGACGACCAGGACGGCGAGTGATACGGATTCGGCGAGGACGGCCCGCTCGGCGGTGTCGGGGACCGTGTGCCCGAAGTCGGTGGCGATCGGCTCCGGCAGCCAGGGGCCGACGTACGCCTCCCGCCGCGACTGGACGTGCCGCAGCCGGTCGATGGCGAGGCGGGTGGTGATCCTCACGAGATAGCCGCGTGGCTCCAGGACGTCGCCGCGCTCGTCGGCCGACCAGCGCAGCCAGGCCTCCTGCACCACATCCTCGGCGTCGGCCACCCGGCCGAGCATGCGGTACGCCACGCCGGTCAGAACGGGCCGGTGCTCTTCGAATACGTCAGTCACGATGTCTGCTGCCACCCGTCCATCCCAACCGACCTCGCACCGGCTGTCCAGGCGTTTCGGGTGCGTCGCACGGCACAGTCCGCGGCCGGCCCAGCCTGCCCACTTGAACTCGAAGCTACTGAGCGGTAATTGTTACTGACGGGCTGTCTAAAACAGGCGACCGGGCGACAACAGGGAGCAGCAGCATGGCCGCAGAGATCTCATTCTCCATCAAGTCCCCGCGGGGCAGCCGCACGCTGTCCGTCGCGTACGAGCGCTCCGGGGCGGGTGAGCCGCTGCTGCTGCTCCACGGCATCGGGCACCACTGGCAGGCATGGGAGCCGGTGCTGGGGATCCTGGCGGCCGAACGCGATGTCATCGCCGTCGACCTGCCCGGCTTCGGCACCTCACCGGCGCTGCCCGACGGCGTGTCCTACGACCTCACCACCGTGGGCTCGGTGCTCGGCTCGCTCTGCGAGGAGCTGAAGATCGAGCGCCCGCATGTCGTGGGAAACTCCCTCGGCGGACTGCTCGCCCTGGAGTTGGGACGCGAGAAGCTCGTACGGTCGGTTACGGCGCTCTCGCCCGCCGGCTTCTGGACCGAGGCCGAGCGGCGCTACGCCTTCATGACGCTGCGCGCGATGCGGCTCGGCGCCCGGTCGATGCCGCTGCCGCTGATCGAGCGGCTGTCCCGGACGGCCGCCGGGCGGGCGGCGCTGATCAGCAGCATCTATGCCCGGCCCGGCCGGCGCTCACCCGAGGCGGCCGTCGCCGAGACTCTCGCGCTCCGCGACGCCACCGGCTTTCATCAGACACTCGCCGCCGGCCGCTACGTCCTGTTCACCGACGATGTGCCCGACGTGCCGGTCACCATCGGCTGGGGAACGAAGGACCGGCTGCTGCTGCGCCGCCAGGGCATCAGGGCCAAGCAGGCCATCCCGGGGGCGCGGCTCGTGCGGCTGCCCGGCTGCGGCCATGTCCCCATGAACGACGACCCCGCACTTGTCGCGCGCGTCATCCTGGACGGCAGCCGCTGACCGCCCCCTGAACACGCCCGAGCCGAGGGCCGCGCCCGCTCCGACCAGCACACCGCCCGCCGCCTGGGCCGGGCCGAACGTCCCCGTACCGACCAGGGGCGCGGTCAGCGCGGCGGATACGGGGATCAGTCCGGAGAAGAGCGTGGCGCGTTCGGCGCCGATGCGCTGGACGCCCATGTACCACCAGACAAAGCCGACGACGGTGACGACGGCCGCCTGCCACAGCAGCGCCAGGGTCTCCGCCTGAGTGGGCGTGCGCAGAAAGCCCGAGCCGTCGAGGACGAGGCCGAAGACCGTGGACTCGACGGCAGCGATGCCACAGACGGTGGCGGTGAGCAGTTTGGGGCCGAGCGTTCGCAGCACGGGTCCGGCCAGCACGGCGAAGCCGACCTCGCCGGCCAGCGCACCTGCCGACCAGGCGATTCCCGCCGGTCCTGTACGGCCCCACCCCTGGACGGCGAAGGCGCCGGCCGCGACGAACAGGGCTCCGTACAGCACGGGGCGAGCGGGCCGACGGCCGTCCAGGAGCGGTACGAGTACGGCGACGATGACGGGGGCGCAGCCGACGAACACACCGGGAACGGCGGGTTCCGAGGTGCGTTCCGCCGCCAGGATCGCCAGGTTGAAACCGACCATGCCGACGGCGGCGAGCAGTGCGAGCCGTCCCCACTGCGGCAGGCGGAGGGCACGCAGCGGCAACACCACCGCCCGGCCGCCGAGCAACGGCAGCAGGAGCAGGCAGGCGAGGGCGTAGCGCAGCGCCTGGCCGCCCGCGTAGGGATAGTCGCCGAGCACGCTGTTGGCGGTGAAGGAGGCGCCGACGAGGAGGTAGGCCACGGTGACGAGCAGCGCCGCGCGCAGGGAGTTCACGTTCATGGGGGCGACGCTAGGGAGCGAGGCGGTCCGGTTTAAGGTCCACTTTCATGACGCCATCGGGGACCAATCCGGCGACGGGCGAGCCGTCCCGAGGCGAGTCGTGGAACGCCGCCTGGGAACTGTTGCTGCCCGCGGCCGCCGCTCCGGCCCGGCAGCGCGGACGCGCGTTGCAGTCGGCGCTGCGCGAGGCGGTCAGGTCGGGACGGCTGGGCGCGGGAACGCGGCTGCCCTCCAGCCGTGAGCTCGCCACCGATCTGGGCGTCTCGCGCGGTACTGGTCACCGAGGCGTACGAGCAGCTGACGGCGGAGGGCTACCTGCGCAGCGGCCGGGGCGCAGGAACCTGGGTCGGGGGCGCGGCGCGGCCCGCCGTGCGCGGAGTGCGGGACCTGGCGCCACGCGCTCCCGGTGCGCGCGTGGACTTCCGCCCCGGGACGCCCGATCTCTCGCTCTTCCCGCGCGCCGCGTGGGCCGCCGCGCACAAGTCCGTGCTCGCGCGGCTGCCGCATCGCGCGCTGGGCTATCCCGATCCGCGCGGGCTGCCGGAGCTGCGCACCGCGCTGGCCTCGTTGCTCACCCGGCGGCGCGGCGTCGTGGCCGATCCGGAATGCCTGGTGGTGTGTTCGGGCGTGGCGCAGGCGATGACGCTGCTCGGATTCGTACTGCATGGACACGGACTGCGAACGGTGGGGGTCGAGGACCCCGGGAGCCACGAGCACGGAGCGCTGTTCTCGGCGGCCGGTCTGGACATGACCGCGTTGTCGCTCGACGGCGAGGGGCTGGCGACCGGGCCGCTCGAGGGCTCCGGTGTACGTGCGGTGGTGACGACACCTGCCCACCAGTTCCCGACCGGAATCGCCTACTCCGCGCAGCGTCGCACCGAACTCCTCGACTGGGCGCGCGCCGTGGACGGTCTGATCGTGGAGGACGACTACGACGGCGACTTCCGCTACGACCGGGCTCCCGTCGGAGCGCTGCAGGGTCTCGACCCGGAGCGCGTCGCGTACACCGGGTCGGTGAGCAAGTCGCTGGCACCGGGGCTGCGGCTGGGCTGGCTGCTCGTACCCTCCCGTCTGGCGGACGAGGTCGTCGAACGCAAACGCACCATGGATCTCGGCAACCCGGCCCTGGACCAGGCGCTCCTTGCCGACTTCATCGGCCACGGCGGTTACGACCGGCAGCTCCGTCGCTGCCAGCGTGCCTACCGGGAGCGGCGCGACGCGCTCGTCGGCGCCCTCACGGACCACTTCCCCGGCACCGAGGTCAGCGGTATCGCCGCCGGTCTGCACATCATCGCGCGGCTGCCCGAGCGGTACGGCCCCGAGCCGCGATTCCTGGACCTTGCGGCACGGTCCGGGGTGGCGGTACGCCCGCTGGCCGACTACATGGCGGCCGACGAGGGGGACGCCGGAGTGCGGCTGGTCCTCGGGTACGCGCATCTGGCGCCGACCGATATCGAGCGCGGCGTGCGGCTGATGGCGGAGGCGGTGCGGAAGGCGCTGTGAAGTGCCTCGGTCCTGCGGGCCGTTGGACGGTCCTCGTACGCCGCGCAGGGCGGGTTGTTCACCCGGGGTTCGCGTGGCGGCCGCAGCCGGGCAGTAGGCATGGCACGGCACACCGGCCCGAGCTGCCCTGGAGGCACAGCGATGTCACACAGCCCGCGGATACCCTCCCCCGACCGCCGTTCCGTTCTGCGCGGCACGGTCGCCGCCTCGGCGGCACTGGCTCTGCCCGCGATGGGAGCGGCGCCCGCGCTCCCGCTGTCCGGCCGCCCGCGCGCCGCATGGGGTGTGCAGACCGGCGATGTGACCTCCTCCTCCGGTCTGGTGTGGGTGCGCTCCGACCGGCCCGCCCGGATGATCGTGGAGACGCTGCGGGCAGAGGGCGGAACGGTCCTGTTCAGCAAGGTGCTTCAGCCCGGGCGTGTGGGGCAGTAGGACACGCGCCCGGCACTTACTTGCCACTATGGAAAGTAAATGCCATTCTCGCAAGTATGAGTGAACAGACGGATGCCGCGGCGGCGTTGAAGCGCGCGAAGCTCGCGGAGAGCGCCACACGCCGCCGCGGAAGCGGTTGGTACGCGCGGTATCTCGTCGTCTTCGCCGCCGGCCAACTGGTGCTGGTACCGATGGCGGTGCTGTGGCAAGGGCGGTCCGCGGCACTCGTCTTCGCGGTCATCAATGCCGTGCTCGTCGGGGGGCTCAGCATGTACGCAGCCCGGCAGCGCGTCATCCGCCGGGGGTTCGGCGCCCGGCACGGCACGCTGATCGGCTCCTGGGCGGTGGCCTACTCCCTCACCGTCGCGCTCAGCGTCTCCGCCTTCGAGGGCAGCGTGGTCTTCGCGGTGATCGGAGCCCTGTGGTGCGCGCTGCCGCCGGCGGTCGGTGCCTGGCAGGAGAATCGACGGTCGGCATGACGAAGAGAACGCAGCAGACCGGGAACGACGGGAAGGCCGAGAACGCCGGGAAAGAGACGCGTACGCATCCGCGCCACGCGCTCGCCCCGCTGCTCACCTCGCCCGTCCGGCTGTCGATCGTGGCGGCCCTGGCACCGCTGGACAAGGCCGAGTTCGGGTTTGTGCGCGACCTGGTCGAGGTCACCGACTCGACGCTGTCCAAGCAGGTCGCGGCTCTCGAGGAAGCCGGCTGGGTCGGGGTGGACAAGGGCAGGGTGGGGCGGCGGGCGCGGACCTGGCTGTCTCTGACGCACGAGGGGCGCGCCGTATACCGGCGGCATCTGGACGCGCTACGGGCCATAGCCGGCACCTGACCGATCGCCCCGGCCCAAGGAGGTGGCCGTGCCGGTCCGGCTCGGCACGGTGATGTCCAACCGGCCGGCCGAGTCCGCCCGTACGACCGCCGCGACCGGTGCGTACGCGACGACCTGGTCCGTTCTCGCCGCCGCGCTGCCGGGACTGCGGACCGCCGGGGCACCCTCGCGCGGGTCGGCAGAGATACGTGCGGTGGCCGCAGACCGCGTCGAGCGCTGCGGCGCGGCCGTCACAACGACAGCGGGGCCGGCCGGCGGCGGAACGGCGGACACACCTGGGCTCGCGGCCTCGCCGGTCGCGGTGGCTCATCCCAGCTGGTCACCGGCGCATCCCGGCTGATGGCCGCGCCGCGACAGGGAAGCGATCACTCCACGCCAGGAACGGCGAAAATCGGCCTATAGCAGTCCAGATTGATGCTTAACCCGTCAGTCACAAAGCGTTCGTGATCACGCAACACCGTTCGGTCACAGTGATGGCATGACAGATGTGACTTCTGCGAAGAGTGCCCGCCGCCCACACCACTGGCGGCGGGATCTCGTCGAACTGGCAGCCATGTTCACCGCCGTCGCGGTCGCCGACGCCATCGCGAACATGATCGGGCACGGGCCGGACGGCCCGTTCCTGCTCATCGCCTCAGCCGTGGCCCTCGTCGCCACGGCCGCCTTCCACACATGGTGGGCACGACACCACAGTCATGCCCCTCCGACGGACAGTACGGACAGCATCGACGTCATGGGAGATGCCGGGGTGGCGGTGTCCTCCGCGACCGGGGCCGCGGCACGGGGCGAGCTGAACGAGACGGCGCTTTGGCGGATGCGGACCACTGTGCGGGACACACCCGGCAGCCTGGCCGCACTGTGCATCGCCCTCGCACAATACCGGGTCGACATCCTCACCCTCCAGACCCATCCGCTGGCCGAGGGCACGGTGGACGAGTTCCTGCTGCGCGCCCCCGCGTCCCTGCAGGCGCAGCAGCTCACCCGGGAGATCTCCGGGGCGGGCGGCAGCAACACCTGGATCGAGCGGGCCGACGCCCACGATCTCGTCGACACCCCCACCCGGGTGCTGGGCCTCGCCACCCGTACCGCCCTTGACGCGGCCGAACTGCCGCTGGCACTGCGCCAGTTGCTCGGCCGCTGCACGATCCATTCGCTGCCTCCGGTCTCGCTGACAGGCCGGCCCACCGGAGAGATTCCGCCGGTGGAAGGCGTGCTGGAGGAGACGGTGATGCGGCTGCGCGACCCGAACGGTGGAGCCATCACCGTCGAACGGCCCTATCTTCCGTTCACGCCCACCGAGTTCGCACGGGCCCGCGCCCTGGTGGAACTGGACGCGCGCCTCGGTCCCCGTATCCCGCGCAGCCAGGACGTCCTCACCCTCCCCGAGGGCAACGAGATCACCGTGCGCCGCGTCGACCAGGGCGACGTCGAAGCCGCCGTGGCGATGCACGACCGCTGCTCCGAGCGCACCCTGAGCATGCGCTACCACGGCCCGGTCGGCGACGCCGACCGCTACCTCAACCACCTGCTCAGCCCGCGTTTCGGCCGCACCCTCGCCGTCCAGACCGCCTCCGGCCGTCTCGTCGCCCTCGGACATCTCCTCTGGGACGGGGACGAGACCGAGGTCGCGCTGCTCGTCGAGGACGAATGGCAGGGCCGCGGCATCGGATCGGAGCTGCTCGGCCGACTGGTCGCCCTCGCTGTCGAGGCGGGCTGCGGCAGCGTCTACGCCGTCACCCGTTCCTCCAACACCGCGATGGTGGCTGCCATGCGCGCCCTGAACCTGCCGCTCGACTACCAGATCGAGGAGGGCACGCTGGTCATCACCGCCCGACTTGACGCGACTCCCGTACGCGCGCTGTTTCCGTACGAACAGGCTGAGCGCTGAGGGCCTCGGTCAGATCACGCCATAGATCCTCCACGTCCTCAAGACCGACCGACATCCGCAGCAGCCGGTCGCTGACGCCCGCCGAGTGCCGGTCTCCCTCAGCCACGATGCGGTGGCTGATGGAGGCCGGGTGCTGGATCAGGCTGTCGACGCTGCCGAGACTGACCGCCGGCGTGATCAGCCGCACGGCCGAGATCACGCTCCGCGGGTCCCCGTACACCTCGAAGG
This window contains:
- a CDS encoding ROK family protein: MGRLTGGDPSLLRRINSAVVLHALRGADCPTLTDLTRITGLSRPTVEGVVEGLMETGLVVESVLEEGGARRQGRPARRFRFRAEAGHLLGVEIGSHRVAALLSGLDGRVIGAGSRDVSETASEDERLERVRQVVADVLRRAGVARSSLRAVGVGSPGIVEADGTVRLGTALPGWTGLALGERLRRSFRCPVLVENDANAAAVAEHWKGAATESDDIVFVLAGLSPGAGSLIGGRLHRGFGGAAGEIGALHLLGREVTPEKLLSTTDEPLHPLDEQAVADVFALAKRGDPRAQAAVQRFIQRLVHDVAALVLALDPELVVIGGWAAGLDGVLDPLRDELSRYCLRPPRVTLSLLGEAAVATGALRLALDHVEEQLFAVEGTVTARR
- a CDS encoding winged helix-turn-helix domain-containing protein → MTKRTQQTGNDGKAENAGKETRTHPRHALAPLLTSPVRLSIVAALAPLDKAEFGFVRDLVEVTDSTLSKQVAALEEAGWVGVDKGRVGRRARTWLSLTHEGRAVYRRHLDALRAIAGT
- a CDS encoding alpha/beta fold hydrolase — translated: MAAEISFSIKSPRGSRTLSVAYERSGAGEPLLLLHGIGHHWQAWEPVLGILAAERDVIAVDLPGFGTSPALPDGVSYDLTTVGSVLGSLCEELKIERPHVVGNSLGGLLALELGREKLVRSVTALSPAGFWTEAERRYAFMTLRAMRLGARSMPLPLIERLSRTAAGRAALISSIYARPGRRSPEAAVAETLALRDATGFHQTLAAGRYVLFTDDVPDVPVTIGWGTKDRLLLRRQGIRAKQAIPGARLVRLPGCGHVPMNDDPALVARVILDGSR
- a CDS encoding GntR family transcriptional regulator, encoding MGTTQLETVPEPKYWHLKTVLGEALDSDFEVGEILPNERDLAARFGVARATLRQALEQLELEGRLQRRRGVGTTVAPPRMGVDVSTTEPAWPSTGQDAWQSVDCTTVVPPQAVARLLETDTGEETYTVRRLRVSRGQSVAAELLYVPVSSVPELSAIDAPSGPARARGVLRELQRLELEGQDRAVELGSARADDAKELDRLPGAPVLVVTTRYFSEGRTAAVSVATYRADTCRLTFGDSGDLEISHHEQERRAS
- a CDS encoding RNA polymerase sigma-70 factor; the protein is MAADIVTDVFEEHRPVLTGVAYRMLGRVADAEDVVQEAWLRWSADERGDVLEPRGYLVRITTRLAIDRLRHVQSRREAYVGPWLPEPIATDFGHTVPDTAERAVLAESVSLAVLVVLEALSPLERAVFVLREAFGFPYGEIATTLDRTEAAVRQLAGRARKHVDERKPRYDVDPTERRDLTERFLDAASGGDLKALLSLLAPDVRLVGDSGGKSKAPLRVMQSVDKVGRFLFAVAQQPIQDMELRFVELNGGPALLVLSAGKPDTVLQLEVLEGRIQCVYIQRNPDKLVSLVSA
- a CDS encoding GNAT family N-acetyltransferase, yielding MTDVTSAKSARRPHHWRRDLVELAAMFTAVAVADAIANMIGHGPDGPFLLIASAVALVATAAFHTWWARHHSHAPPTDSTDSIDVMGDAGVAVSSATGAAARGELNETALWRMRTTVRDTPGSLAALCIALAQYRVDILTLQTHPLAEGTVDEFLLRAPASLQAQQLTREISGAGGSNTWIERADAHDLVDTPTRVLGLATRTALDAAELPLALRQLLGRCTIHSLPPVSLTGRPTGEIPPVEGVLEETVMRLRDPNGGAITVERPYLPFTPTEFARARALVELDARLGPRIPRSQDVLTLPEGNEITVRRVDQGDVEAAVAMHDRCSERTLSMRYHGPVGDADRYLNHLLSPRFGRTLAVQTASGRLVALGHLLWDGDETEVALLVEDEWQGRGIGSELLGRLVALAVEAGCGSVYAVTRSSNTAMVAAMRALNLPLDYQIEEGTLVITARLDATPVRALFPYEQAER